From the genome of Nerophis ophidion isolate RoL-2023_Sa linkage group LG25, RoL_Noph_v1.0, whole genome shotgun sequence, one region includes:
- the cart3 gene encoding LOW QUALITY PROTEIN: cocaine- and amphetamine-regulated transcript protein-like (The sequence of the model RefSeq protein was modified relative to this genomic sequence to represent the inferred CDS: inserted 1 base in 1 codon; deleted 1 base in 1 codon), whose product MMKLCTASMQSSRRLGGALVCALLLLSCTARAQSMDSESEEELNSRALRDFTPKXPNLTSEKQLLGALQEVLEKLQAKRLPMWEKKFGQVPMCDIGEQCAVRKGARIGKMCDCPRGAFCNFFLLKCL is encoded by the exons ATGATGAAGCTGTGCACAGCCTCTATGCAGAGCTCCAGGCGTCTCGGAGGCGCGCTGGTGTGTGCACTGTTGCTGCTCTCCTGCACCGCACGAGCCCAA TCCATGGACTCTGAGTCCGAGGAGGAGCTGAACTCCAGAGCCCTGCGAGATTTTACTCCAA GACCGAACCTAACCAGTGAGAAGCAACTG CTTGGAGCTCTGCAAGAAGTCCTGGAAAAGCTGCAGGCTAAACGACTGCCTATGTGGGAGAAGAAATTTGGACAAGTCCCAATG TGTGACATTGGCGAGCAGTGCGCGGTGAGAAAAGGTGCTCGGATCGGGAAGATGTGCGACTGTCCTCGGGGAGCTTTCTGCAACTTCTTCTTGCTCAAGTGCTTATGA